CTTTTTAGCCGTCCTTGCTGAATGCCACGAGTCCTGATCATCGAAGACGAATACGCCCTAGCGGCAGCTCTTTCCACCGTGGTGCGCCGCCTGGGGGCAGAGCCCGTCGTGGCAGCGTCTGGACTTGGCGGATTGGAAAAAGCCCAGCGTCAGAAGTTTGATGCGGTGCTGCTGGACATCGGTCTTCCAGACATGAGCGGCTTGAAGGTTCTGGCCACGCTGCGCGCCAACCCCAATCCGCCCCCAATCGTCATCATCACCGCACATGGCACCCTGGACAATGCCTTGGAAGCCCGCCGCCTGGGAGCGCATGACTACTTTCTAAAACCGCTGAACTTAGCGGAAATCCAGCCCCAACTGCGCGCCTTACTGGAGCTGCCCAGGAATGAAGCCCCGCAGACGGCAGCTTCACCTGCCCCAGCCATCATGATCGGTGATGCACCGGATATGCAGCGTGCCTTTGCCATCATCGCTCAGGCCTGCGCCACCGCCGTCCCGGTGCTGCTGACAGGTCAGCCCGGAACGGGAAAAACCCTCGCGGCTGAGGTGATCGCCGCCCAGAGCACTCCGCACACTCTGGTGATCTTTCGCAGTGATGAATGGCCCACGGATCAGGCGGGAACGGTGCTGGCACAATGCTTGGAAAGGTCAAAGGGCGGCACCCTGCTGATCGAAGAAGTAGGCTCCCTTTCGCTCCCTGTTCAGGCCACACTGTGCCGCGCTCTAGCCCAGGCAGAGCAACGGATTTTAGCCACCAGTTCGCTGCCGTTGCTGGAGTTCATTTCTCAGGGCCGCTTTCGTGAAGATCTGTATTACTTGATCAGCGTCCTCCACGTGGCACTGCCACCTTTAGCAGCACGAACGGGGGACTTACCAGCCTTGGCCACGGCCATGCTCCAAAGAGCCGCCCCAGACCGAGAGCTACCGCTGGCCCTAGAATCCCTAGCTGCCCTGAAAGGCTACGACTGGCCAGGGAACGTGAGGGAACTGGTCACCGCCATGCAGCATGTGGCCGCCGTCTGCTCCGCCGCTCCCGTGCTGCCCCGCCATCTGCCTGAGGCCATCAGTAGCCACAGCCAAGAAAGCAAGCATCTGGATGAGGCGCTGAGACGCGCCCTGATTGCCTGGGTAGATCAAAAACTGACGTGCCCGGAAGAGCTCATCCCTGACTACGACACGCTGCTGGCCGAGGTGGAAAAACCTCTGCTAGCAGAGCTGCTGCACCGCTTTGAGGACAAGCCCACACGCCTCGCCGCAGCGCTGAACATGAACCGAGCGACCTTGCGCCGGAAACTGCGCGAGCTGCTGGGCAAAGAATAAAAAAGCCCTGCATCCTCAAAAATCGAAGATGCAGGGCCGTGTGAAAAAGACTGTTTAGATCCAGGTTCCAGCAGGGATGACGGTGTCCTTCGGGATCACCACGATGCCATCACGGATGTAAAACAGGTCACTATCCATATTCTCCGGCTTGCCCTCGGGGGTGATGACCACGTTGTCCCCAACGTGGACGTTCTTATCCAGGATGACCTTTTCAATGCGGCAGTTCCGGCCGATGCCGGGTGCGGGCTTGCTTTGGTCTGTGCCCGCAGCGCCAGCATAGTAGTCAGCGCCCATGATGATGGTATCACGGATGGTGGTGCCCGTCTCAATGATGGAGCGAAGGCCGATGACCGCCGTTTCCACATGCGCATCAGTGATGATGCAGCCATCTGAAATCAGGGCCTCGCGAATGACAGCTCCGTTAATCTTGGTGGCAGGAAGGAACCGGGCATGAGTGAAAATAGGCGCCGAAGAATCAAAGAAATCGTACTGGGGGACCAGTTTGCAGAGATCCAAGTTAGCATGGAAAAAGCTACGGATGGTGCCGATGTCTTCCCAGTAACCCTGGAAGTTAAAGGAATGAACCTTGTACTTCTTCAGCGCAGCCGGGATGATGTGCTTGCCGAAATCCATGCAATCATTATCCAAGCTCTCAATGAGGGCCTTGCGATTGAAGACATAAATGCCCATGGAGGCTTGGTAACGAGCTTCCTCTGTAGGCAGGCCTAGCTCCTTGAGCGTTTCATCCGGCATGCGCAGGGACTCCAGCACGGCAGGGTCCTTGGGCTTTTCCACAAACTCATGGATACGGCCTGAGGCATCCGCCTTCATGATGCCAAAACCTGTCGCATCCTCTGCATTTACAGGGAGTGTGGCGATGGTCAATTCAGCTCCGCTCATGAGGTGCTGATCCATCACTTTGCGAAAGTCCATGCGGTAAAGTTGGTCACCACTGAGGATGAGGAAATATTCATGATCCCCTTCTAGGAAGTAACGCAGGTTTTGCCGCACCGCATCAGCCGTCCCCTGATACCAGCGTTCCCCCTGTGGAGTCTGCTGAGCGGCGAGCACTTCGATGAAGCCACGACTGAATTGGTCGAACTTGTAAGTGCGAGCGATGTGCCGGTTCAGCGAGGCGCTGTTATATTGAGTCAGCACATACACTTGGCGCACGCCCGAGTTGATGCAGTTGCTGATGGGGATGTCCACAAGACGATACTTACCAGCCAGAGGCACGGCAGGTTTTGCGCGGTCTTTAGTCAGCGGGAAAAGGCGGGTTCCCGCCCCCCCACCCATGACGATGGCCAAGGTGGAACGCCGGAGGAGAGCATCGGTTTCGATTCGTGTGGGCATGAGGGTCAGTAAGTTGCTGTCAGTTTTCCTTGAAACAAGACGCTGAGGCAAGCGTTTCTCTCGCGCCAGATGCAGGTATTCCGCATGTTTCATCGTGCATTGAGCCCAACCACCCCAAATCGTATGTCTTCCGCGACGCTTCGTTTATCCCTTTTAGCTTTCGCCGCTGCCGGTGCCACCGCTTCCCTGCCCGCAGCAGTGAACTTTGAAAAGCAGATCCTCCCCGTGCTGGAGGCTAAGTGCCTCAGCTGCCACAAGGCGGCTTTTATGGAAGATGGGAAGCTGAAGAAACCCAAAGCCGACCTCCGCCTGGATGCGGCTTGGGCCATGCTGAAAGGGGCTGAAAGTGGCCCTGCGCTGGTACCAGGAAATTTGGCCAAGAGCTACATGTATGAAGTCGTCAACCTGCCCAAAGATGATGACATGTTCATGCCCCCGAAGGGCGACCCCATGACGCCGGATGAAATCAAGCTGCTGAAGGAGTGGATCGAAGGCGGGGCAGACTTTGGTGGCTGGAAGGGGAACATGGAAGGTGCCCCCAAAGAAGCTGAGCCTGCCAAAGCTGCGGTGACCAAAGTGCGCGAGCATGAGACCTTCTACGCCAAGCTTCAAGAAGGTGTGAAACCCGCCGAAACTGCCGCCATTGATCAAGCCAAAGCAGGCGGGGCACAGATAGCGACGCTCAAAATGGACAGCCCTTTGCTGCGTGCGGACTTCCTCACGGGAGTGTCCAAATGCACGGACGAAACCATCACCGTTTTATTGCCTTTGAAAGAGCAGGTGGCCCAGATTGACCTTGGCCGCACAGCCATCACAGACACCGCATTGAAGACACTGGCGCAATTCCCACGCCTAGCCTCGTTAGACCTGCGCCAGACCAAAATCACTGATGCAGGTCTGGCATCCCTCGCTGGTTTAAAGAATCTGCAAAACCTCAATCTCTTCGGCACGGCCATCACCGATACCGGGGTCAAGCATCTCAGTGGCATCAAGTCCCTCAAAACCGTTTCCCTCTACCAAACCCAGGCCACGCCAGCAGCCGTGAAAGAGCTGACAGACGCCATCCCTGGCATCAAGGTCACCCTCAAGTAACCAAGCTCGCGACAAACCTTCACATCCCCTGTGTGGCTGATGCTGCCAGGGGATTTTTCATGCCTGGAAGCCAACGGTTCTGACAGCCATCCTCTCTGGACAACCCCAGCCCTACACGCCACTGTTCTTTCCAATCCAATCTTTTCCCCCTACGACCATGCCCATTGCCCAGCAGCTCACTGAAGACATGAAGACCGCCATGAAGGCGAAAGACACCGTGACCCTGAATGTGGTGCGCGGCCTGAAGTCGGCGATCAAGTACGCAGCAATTGAAAAGTTCGGGGCTGAAGGTGAACTGGAGGATACCGACGCCATCGCCGTCATCCGCAAAGAACTCAAAAAGCGCCAGGACTCCGTGGCCAGCTACGAAGCCGGCGGCCGCCCTGACCTTGCCGAAACCGAGAAGGCCGAAATCGCCGTGCTGGAGAAATACCTCCCCGCCGCCATGAGCGCCGACGAAATGGAAAAACTCGTCAATAGCGTGATCCTAGAACTGGGTGCCACCTCCAAAAAAGACATGGGAGCTGTGATGAAACTGCTGGGCGAACGCGCCGCTGGCCGTGCCGACAACCGCGCCCTCTCCGCCGAAGTGGCGAAGAGACTGCAGTAGTCGCTTCGTTTTCGACTACGCCCCTTTGGTCCTCTCCAGTGCACGGTTCCAGCCTGAAAGGAGCTTCTTGCGCTGGGGGGCTTTCATAGCAGGTTCAAAGCGGCGTTCGGTCTGCCACTGGGTGGCGATTTCGGCCTGGTTTTTCCAGAAGCCGGTACCGAGGCCTGCGAGGTAAGCTGCGCCTAAGGCGGTGGTCTCTGTGACCACGGGGCGCACGACGGGCACGCCGAGGAGATCGGCCTGGAACTGCATCATGAGGTTGTTGTTACTGGCCCCGCCATCCACGCGCAACTCACGCAGCTTTACCCCTGCATCTGCCTGCATGGCGTGGAGAATATCCGTCACCTGATAAGCGATGCCTTCCAGGGCCGCGCGTGCGATGTGGGCCTTCGTGGTGCCCCGGGTGATGCCGCACATGAGTCCGCGCGCATATTGATCCCAGTGGGGGGCACCGAGCCCTGCGAAGGCAGGCACGAGGTAAACACCGCCTGCATCGGGAACCTGGGCCGCCAGGGCCTCCACCTCCGAAGATTTTTTGATGATGCCCAGCCCATCGCGCAGCCATTGCACCACGGCGCCGGCGATGAAGACACTGCCTTCCACCGCATACTCCAACTCACCATCGCCCAACTGCCAGGCCACGGTGGTTAGAAGATTATTGCCGGAGGCGATGCGCTTCGTGCCGGTGTGCATGAGCATGAAACAACCCGTGCCATAGGTGTTCTTCACCATGCCAGGGGTGGTGCACACCTGGCCAAACAAGGCTGCCTGCTGATCCCCCGCTATGCCTGCGATGGGAATGCTACCGCCTAACAAAGAGGTCTCCCCGAAGATACCACTGGAGGGAAGCACCTCAGGCAAGGTGGAAGCAGGCACGCCAAAGAGTTTCATCAGCTCTACATCCCAGCCACCTTGGGTGATGTCATAGAGCATGGTGCGCGAGGCATTGCTGACATCCGTGGCATGCACCTGGCCGCCCGTCAGATTCCACAGCAGCCAGGAATCCACGGTGCCAAAAGCGAGGTCGCCCGCCTTGGCCAGTTCCTTGGTCTCAGGCACATGCTTGAGCATCCAGTTCATCTTCGTCGCAGAGAAGTAGGCATCCACCACGAGGCCGGTTTTATGACGGATCATGGACTCTGCCCCCTTGGCCTTCAGCTTATCACAAAAGGCGGCGGTGCGGCGGTCCTGCCAGACGATGGCCTTGCCCACCGGCTGGCCCGTTTTCTTATTCCAGGCGACGGTGGTTTCTCGCTGATTGGTGATGCCGATGGCCGCGATGTCTTTGCCTGTGGCCTTGGCCTTTTTCAAGACTTCTTTCATCGTGCGGAGCTGGGTGCTCCAGATCTCCGCCGCGTCATGCTCCACCCAGCCTGGTTGGGGGTAATGCTGGGTAAACTCCTTCTGCGCCGTGGCGATGACCTTGCCCTTCTTATCAAACAGAATGCTGCGGCTGCTGGTGGTCCCTTGATCGAGCGCGAGGATGTATTTCATGCCCCGATTGTTCATATCGGAGGCATGGGGTCAAGCCGTCAAAGACCAGGTGAGGCAAGAATATCCACCAAGTCAGGTCTAACCAACCGAGCAGATACCCACAGCCTGTTTCAGCGAGGCGAGTTTGTCGGCCTTTTTCGGGATGAACTCTTGGCCCAGGTAACCGGTATAACCCGTTTCCTGGATGGCCTTGATGATGGCGGAATAGTGGAGCTCCTGAGTGTCATCAATCTCGGCACGTCCGGGGACGCCGCCGGTGTGGTAATGGGCGAAGTGAGCGTGCTGCTTGCGAATGGTGGCGATGACGTCCCCCTCCATGATCTGCATGTGATAGATATCATACAGCAGCTTGAAGTGGGGTGAGCCTAACTTCTCGCACAAGGCGACGCCCCAGGCGCTGTGATCGCACATGTAGTCGGGGTGGTTCACCTTGCTGTTCAGCAACTCCATCACTAGCGTGACGCCGAGTTTTTCACACAGTGGCAGCAGGCGCTTCAGCCCGATGGCGCAGTTTTCTAGGCCTTGCTCATCGCTCATGCCATTGCGATTGCCGCTGAAGCAGATGACTTGTTTAAAACCCGCCTCAGCGCTGACTTTCAACAGAGGCTCGTAAGCTTGCACCAGGAGGTCATGGTGCTCCACACGATTAAAGCCGTGCGGGATGCTGCCGATCTTTTTGTTATCCGGCCCCATGGCTGTGGGAAAGCTGACCATGGCGCAGTGCAGGCCGTGCTTTTTCATCGTCGCAAAGTCAGGTGGGTCCAGAAGCTCGATGGACTCCAGACCGATCTCCTTGGCGGCGAGGCACATGGTCTCCAGAGGAATGTCTTTGTAGCACCACTTGCAGACCGAATGCTTCACCTTGCCCGCTTTAGTGTCCGCCGCCCAGGCTTGATCTTTCAGCATGGCTACCACGGCGGCCACGCCAAGAGAACGATTTAAAAACTGACGACGCGGAAGTGGGGCTGGATTCATGCGCAGGATTTAACGTCGCCTGCGGAAGATTTCCAAGCAGCGAATCTCAAAAAGAGCGCTGCACGTGCAGACGCACGAAGCGACGTGTTTTCATCACGGGAGCCAGAGACTCCTGTACCGTCACGAGACGAATGGTGCCCGTTTGGACGACATCTGAAAGCACGCTGCCACCATTGCTGCCCAGCGCACTGGTCCCGGCAATGCTGGTGGCGATGGTGGTCCAGTTGATGAGGTCGGCACTGGTTTGGAGTTGGTAGGTCAAATCCGTGGCGGCACTGTCACGGCGGAAGGTGAGCCGGTGCAGGGTATTGCTGCCACTGCCAGGCAGGGTGCTAACAGTGAAGCCACTGTTTTCATCCGCCACCACCGGGCTGAGGCCATAGGCATACTCGTGGCGATTGGAGATGCCATCGTTGTCCAAATCCGCCGCTTCATCGAGAAAGAAGCCGATGGGCTTATCTGGGAAGTGCGTGGCCAGCCAGGACTCGAAGTGTGTGGGGGGAATAGTGAAAGCATACTGAAGTATTAAACGCGGACGCTGCGAAGCATTCGTTGAATTTCGGCTGGTAAAACGACGCGCAACAAGCAGATCATTTTCAGGCCCTCTCAAACACCAACCCAAGTTGCTCGAGGGGTTGTTAATCCAGGACTGCACATCGACCGCAAGTTGGGCGTTGCTGAAGGTCACCGATCCCGTGCTTGAGATATTCACCGCAGCAGAAGATGTGGGAATAAAATCACCACCTGGGACACTCCAAGCTGTGCCTAGAGGCGGAGTCCCCACCGTGTTGACTTGTCGAAGCTGCCAGGTTGCGTCTCCGACAGCAGCCGCAATGCCGAACCCAGGACCGGGACTTTGAAAATCTGAATTGGAGGTACCTTCCCCCCAACTAGCGGTGGCTTTATGGAGCGTAAAATCCCCAGCCACGGCAGATTGGGCCTGCTGATTTACATAAAGTTGTAAGCTAGCCCCTGTAACATAAGCACCACTAGGGAGGGTATTCGAATTCAACGCAAAAGATAGAAAGGCACGTCGAATACCTGAAGTGCTAGCCGAGCCTGCAAAAAAATGGGATCCGGAACCGTTGCTGAAATCGCTTTCTGAATAAATCGTCGTGTCTTTAATCGCGGCAGCATCACTCAAGGTCATGGTTCCGGCAGGTGGAACAAAAACAAGTTTGTAAATGCCCCCCGCAGGCAGCCCCTCGCTGAGTTGAGTTACGCCTGCTGTGATTTTTGTCCCCACGTAGATCTCGCCAGCTTCATCTTCGCCCAGACAGAGTACATGGAGGTCAAAGGGGTTGCCAGTAGTGATAGGGAGCGCCTCCACCAAGGTGAACGTGCCACTGCCAGCGGCTGTGTCCTCCAGGCCCATGAGGCGACCATTCGCGCTCCCGGAGGTAGCGCCGTAATCCCCAAAGATGTACTTGCCAGCCATGCCTGGAATGGCACTGCCACGATAGACATAACCTCCCGTGACGGAGAGGCCGAGTTCTGGCAGAATGATGGAGGGATCTGAGCCCGGATGTTTGTATTGGGCTATTGGGTCCGTGGGACTTGCGGGGGCTATGCCGTTGGTGGACATCAGACCATCAAAGACGAAGCTACCTTCTTTATATCGCCAACCATAATTTCCCCCTTTGGTGATGAGGTTCACCTCTTCCACCTTTCCCTGCCCGACATCCCCGCAATACATTCGGTTAGTCCCACCTGCGCGGCTATCAAAACAAAAGCGCCAGGGATTGCGAAGACCGTAGGCGTAGATCTCGCCACGCATAGGTCCATCCAGAGCATCGTTCGTAAAGTCCTGCTGCATGCCCACGAAAGGATTGTCTGCTGGGATGCCATACTGGCCGCCTGGACCGTTGGTCCCTAGTGGATCAATGCGGAGGATCTTGCCGAGTAGGACTCGACGATCCTGGCCATTACCCAAGATGCCGTTAGGCCGTGGATTGACGCTACTGCCACCCGTATGCCCTGCGTTGTTGTCATTGGCGCTGCCGCCATCCCCACTGCCAATGTATAGCAGGCCGTCGGGACCAAACTCAATCTGACCGCCGTTGTGATTGAACTGAGGTTGTCCGTAGGTCAGCAGAATGCGCTCACTGCTAGGGTCCGCCACATTTGGATCGTTGGCAGAGACTCGGAACTCTGAGATGACGGTTACACAGTCTTGGGGCGTGCTTGGGTTATCGGTAGGCGTGCTGGGTAACGCCGTATAGTTCACATAAAAGCGGCGGTAGCCCGGAGCCAGAGGCTCGTTGAAATCCGGATGGAAAGTCATGCCTAAAAGGCCGCGCTCACTGTAAACTGTGAGATCAGCCCCAACAAAAACACGATCAAGCCCACTGTTAGAAAGATCCAAGAAAGGGGTCGGCAGCAGCATGCCACGCTGGAAAACATGAATCTTCCCTGGCTGGTCACAGATGAAGAGACGCCCAGTGCCGTCTTTAGCCGAAGTGATGTTAGTGGGAGAATGGATCTGCTGAAGACAAACCGGCTTCATGTACAAGGCCGGGAAAGCGCCGTGGCCCAGCAGGGGCAATGCAAAAAGGAGGGCGATGAGGCAGCGCAGAGCGTTCATGATCACGGACTTGGGAGCAGGCTTCATTCCATCAGAAAGCCCCCCTGAGCACAAGCAAAACTCCGTGACGGCTTCAGCCGCTTTTGGCACACAGTACGGTGGTTACCGCTTCACTCGCGGAGTCAGCAGGCCCACCAAGAGACGCTCCAGCACCACTTTGTTATCCAACTGAGTGGTGACGAGTTTCACATTTGCATCCAAACACGCGACGAGGGCAGCGTGCAGTTCTTCCAAAGTGAAACGACCCGCTTCATTGAGGGCGAGGAAAAGCGGGTAGGCATTGAAGCCGCTGCCATCCTTCTTGCGGGGCAGGTGCGAGGTGGCGCTGCTGGGGAGGGCATCCAGGCTGGAGGTGAAGCCGCTGTAGTTGGACTTGTTCACCTTGTACTTCGTGGCCAGTTCTTTGACGATGAGCAGGCTGCGCACACGGGGAACGATGGCCCCAAGGAGGATGCCAATGGCGTTTTGTCCCTGATAAAGCAGCACGCCGAGGAGTTCCAATGCACGTTGGAGATCACGAGCACCGATGGCATTGCCGATTTCCCAAATGACGCCGGAACGGCTGAGGGAGACGAGTCCCCGGACGGTATTGATACCGCAGCGGCGGCGTTCGCCCAGGTAGAGGTCGATTTTGACAATCTCATTTTCAAGCTGCCGCGTGTCATCCCCTGCCATCTGCACCAGAAGATCCAGAGCCCCACTTTCAAACGTGAGGCCCAGTTCACGAGCTTTCTGGCTGGCATGCGCCATGACGGCACCTTCCCAGCCAGCCTTGCTGGTATCGGGTTTATCAAAGACCTCAATGCCCGCGAGTTTGCCCAAACGTTTGTAGGCCGTGCGGCGCTTATCAATGGAATTGGCACTGAGGACAAAGCTGACATCGGGCCCGAGACCCGACTCGATGACATCAAGGATGTTTTCAAAACCCTGTACGGCCGCCTGAGATTTGCCGGTCTGGTTATCGCCCAAAAAGTTCGCGCCCTTGAGCCAAACGATCTTGGCCCCACCAAAGAAGGGCATGGTTTGCAGGGCCATGATGACGTTGGAACAAATCTGTCCGGCGTGCTCGGCATTGTCGGCATTGCCCTCGACGATCTCATTGGCAAACTCATCGGCCCCAGGAGGGGAGAGACGCTGCACGGTCTTCATGGCCATTTCCTTCACCCGGGCGTCGTCAGTGCCCAAGATGGCATGGACTTGGCTGGGTGAGGCGGTCTTTTTCGGAGGAGGCATGGGAGGAGACGTAACGGAAAGGCGTTTTTTGGGATAGGAACCCGGCCTGAGGCACTGATCAATAACGAATAACCTGCAACCAACCACTTCCATCTTCCATCTCCACGCATTAAAGTAACGTATGTCCGGCCCTTCCACGCCCTCCTGGTGGCAGATCGCGCGCAATCTCGCGCGGCAGGGCCGTTCGTGGCTGAGTGAAAATCTGGCAGATACCGGCCTGGATCCCCTGCCCATCCGGCGCTGGCTGCGTGGCTATGGCCCCCGGCGCTTTCAGGCGGATCTGAAGGCAGGCACCTCCGTGGCCCTGCTGGATATTCCACAAGGCATGGCCTATGCCGCCATCGCAGGGTTGCCTCTGCAATTTGGCACCACGTGCTCGGCCGTGGCTGGCATCGTTGGGGCGTTATTTTTGAGCTCTCGCTACACGGTCCTCGGGCCTACGAATGCGACGGCGTTCATGATTTTCTCCTACTTTGCGGCCGATGCGCACCTGGACCGCATCACGCTGATGCCGCTGCTGGTGTTCATGGTGGGGACGCTGCTGTTGATCGGATCCTTCATCAAGGTGGCTGAGCTGGCCCAGTACATCAGCCGGGCGGTGATGGTGGCCTACATCACGGGCGCGGCCATGCTGATCATCGCCAACCAAGCAGGAAATGTACTGGGCATTGGCACGCGTACCATCGCTGAAGACGGGCAGGTTTTCCAACCACGCACCTTTCCGGGTATCGTCTGGCAGTTGTTACAAAACCTCTCACAGACGCACTGGGAAAGCCTTCTGATAGCAGCCCTGACGGCGGGCATTTACTGGGGCATTCGCCGGCTGCGCCCGACGTGGCCCAGCCTGGCCATCGCACTGGTGGGAGCGTCACTCATCGGCTTGGGGATGAAAACGCTGAACATCACCATTCCCACCTTTCAAGATGCGCAATTCACTTGGTTGGATCTGCTGCCACCGTTTCCAGACTTTGCCTCGCCCAAGTTCCTTTCGGATTTCAGCCGTCTTTTTGGCCTCGCCATCGCGCTGGCTTTTTTAGCCACGCTGGAAAGCTCCACCATGGGCAAGACTCTCTCAGGCCTGAAAGGGCAGCGGGTGGACCCGAATCAGGACATGTTTGGCCTGGGCATGGCGAACTTGAGCTGCGCCTACCTGAGCGGGATGCCCTGCTCCGGCTCCATGGTTCGCAGCACGCTGAATTTTGCCAGCGGTGCCCGCACCCCCGTCGCGTCTTTGGTAAACGGCTTGGCCTGCCTCCTCGGAGCGCTAACCTTGGGCAGTCTGGTGGTCTATATTCCGAAGGCTTCCCTGGCGGTGCTGATCATCTGCGTGGCACTTTCTCTCATCAATAAACGCCATGTGCGCATCTGCCTCCAAGCCACGGGATCTGATGCGCTGACTTTTTTGGTCACTCTGGCTGCGACTCTGATGGTGCCGCTGCACGTGGCCATCTTCACCGGAGTGGGGGTGTCCCTGATGCTGTATCTGCGCAAGGCGAGCCGCCCCTCCCTCATCGAATATGAGTTTAACGAAGAGGGTAACCTAGCAGAAGCGAGCCAGCCTGGCATGAGGCAAAATCCGGCCATCTCCATCGTCCATGTGGAGGGGGAGCTATTCTTTGGCGCAGCCGAGCTCTTTCGCAGCCAAGTCCAGCAGGCCTGTGCAGACCCGAACCTGCGCATCATCATCCTGCGACTGAAAAATGCCCGCCACATGGATGCTACCTCGGTGATGGCGATGGAGGATCTGGTGCGGGCGCTGAGGGCCGATGGGCGAGATCTCCTGATCAGCGGGGTAATGAAGGATATCTACCGCGTGCTGCGGGATGCCGGCATGGTGGAGGTCATCGGTAAGGACAATCTTTTCCCCTCCAGCCCGAGCAACCCCAATGTGGCCACACGAAATGCGCTGAAGCGGGCTCAACAAATCCTGGGCACCACCGAGGCGGAAGTGAAGATCTTCTTTGACCCCGGCAAGAAAAAGGAAGCGTAGTTCTCCACATGCGAGGGGTGAAAAAAGAAAACTTGCCGGAGAAACTTTGTGCCGTCTGCCAGAGGCCTTTCACTTGGCGCAAGAAATGGGAAAGAGTGTGGGACCAAGTGCTCTATTGCAGTGAAGGCTGCCGGAAGAAAAAACAAAGACGGACCCCAGACTGAGTTCCATTCGCATCGAATGCTGCGCTCGTCCTATTGACTCG
This window of the Prosthecobacter dejongeii genome carries:
- a CDS encoding DUF2256 domain-containing protein, with the translated sequence MRGVKKENLPEKLCAVCQRPFTWRKKWERVWDQVLYCSEGCRKKKQRRTPD
- a CDS encoding PQQ-dependent sugar dehydrogenase; this encodes MKPAPKSVIMNALRCLIALLFALPLLGHGAFPALYMKPVCLQQIHSPTNITSAKDGTGRLFICDQPGKIHVFQRGMLLPTPFLDLSNSGLDRVFVGADLTVYSERGLLGMTFHPDFNEPLAPGYRRFYVNYTALPSTPTDNPSTPQDCVTVISEFRVSANDPNVADPSSERILLTYGQPQFNHNGGQIEFGPDGLLYIGSGDGGSANDNNAGHTGGSSVNPRPNGILGNGQDRRVLLGKILRIDPLGTNGPGGQYGIPADNPFVGMQQDFTNDALDGPMRGEIYAYGLRNPWRFCFDSRAGGTNRMYCGDVGQGKVEEVNLITKGGNYGWRYKEGSFVFDGLMSTNGIAPASPTDPIAQYKHPGSDPSIILPELGLSVTGGYVYRGSAIPGMAGKYIFGDYGATSGSANGRLMGLEDTAAGSGTFTLVEALPITTGNPFDLHVLCLGEDEAGEIYVGTKITAGVTQLSEGLPAGGIYKLVFVPPAGTMTLSDAAAIKDTTIYSESDFSNGSGSHFFAGSASTSGIRRAFLSFALNSNTLPSGAYVTGASLQLYVNQQAQSAVAGDFTLHKATASWGEGTSNSDFQSPGPGFGIAAAVGDATWQLRQVNTVGTPPLGTAWSVPGGDFIPTSSAAVNISSTGSVTFSNAQLAVDVQSWINNPSSNLGWCLRGPENDLLVARRFTSRNSTNASQRPRLILQYAFTIPPTHFESWLATHFPDKPIGFFLDEAADLDNDGISNRHEYAYGLSPVVADENSGFTVSTLPGSGSNTLHRLTFRRDSAATDLTYQLQTSADLINWTTIATSIAGTSALGSNGGSVLSDVVQTGTIRLVTVQESLAPVMKTRRFVRLHVQRSF
- a CDS encoding SulP family inorganic anion transporter, giving the protein MSGPSTPSWWQIARNLARQGRSWLSENLADTGLDPLPIRRWLRGYGPRRFQADLKAGTSVALLDIPQGMAYAAIAGLPLQFGTTCSAVAGIVGALFLSSRYTVLGPTNATAFMIFSYFAADAHLDRITLMPLLVFMVGTLLLIGSFIKVAELAQYISRAVMVAYITGAAMLIIANQAGNVLGIGTRTIAEDGQVFQPRTFPGIVWQLLQNLSQTHWESLLIAALTAGIYWGIRRLRPTWPSLAIALVGASLIGLGMKTLNITIPTFQDAQFTWLDLLPPFPDFASPKFLSDFSRLFGLAIALAFLATLESSTMGKTLSGLKGQRVDPNQDMFGLGMANLSCAYLSGMPCSGSMVRSTLNFASGARTPVASLVNGLACLLGALTLGSLVVYIPKASLAVLIICVALSLINKRHVRICLQATGSDALTFLVTLAATLMVPLHVAIFTGVGVSLMLYLRKASRPSLIEYEFNEEGNLAEASQPGMRQNPAISIVHVEGELFFGAAELFRSQVQQACADPNLRIIILRLKNARHMDATSVMAMEDLVRALRADGRDLLISGVMKDIYRVLRDAGMVEVIGKDNLFPSSPSNPNVATRNALKRAQQILGTTEAEVKIFFDPGKKKEA
- the holA gene encoding DNA polymerase III subunit delta, whose translation is MPPPKKTASPSQVHAILGTDDARVKEMAMKTVQRLSPPGADEFANEIVEGNADNAEHAGQICSNVIMALQTMPFFGGAKIVWLKGANFLGDNQTGKSQAAVQGFENILDVIESGLGPDVSFVLSANSIDKRRTAYKRLGKLAGIEVFDKPDTSKAGWEGAVMAHASQKARELGLTFESGALDLLVQMAGDDTRQLENEIVKIDLYLGERRRCGINTVRGLVSLSRSGVIWEIGNAIGARDLQRALELLGVLLYQGQNAIGILLGAIVPRVRSLLIVKELATKYKVNKSNYSGFTSSLDALPSSATSHLPRKKDGSGFNAYPLFLALNEAGRFTLEELHAALVACLDANVKLVTTQLDNKVVLERLLVGLLTPRVKR